In Glycine max cultivar Williams 82 chromosome 7, Glycine_max_v4.0, whole genome shotgun sequence, a single window of DNA contains:
- the LOC100777839 gene encoding nudix hydrolase 18, mitochondrial, translating into MGLFLSRNLACKFIYPFLFSKKVSKDLFPKQLENMMSLISPRTGRHLQRYDNGCRQVVGCIPYRYKNNGTQDKELEVLVISAQKGHGMQFPKGGWETDESMEQAALRETIEEAGVVGSVESKLGKWYYKSKRQPIMHEGYMFPLLVKKELDNWPEMNTRKRRWMTVDEAKVICPYAWMKEALDELVRRQTQLHSKKDGDMSRL; encoded by the exons ATGGGTCTCTTCCTTTCTAGGAATTTGGCTTGCAAATTCATATACCCTTttcttttctccaagaaggtttCCAAGGATTTGTTTCCCAAGCAGTTGGAGAACATGATGTCTCTGATCTCTCCTCGTACTGGCAGGCATTTGCAGCGCTATGACAATGGCTGTCGCCAAGTTGTGGG ATGCATTCCTTATAGATACAAGAACAATGGTACACAGGATAAGGAATTGGAGGTTCTTGTGATTAGTGCTCAGAAGGGTCATGGAATGCAGTTCCCAAAG GGTGGTTGGGAAACTGATGAATCCATGGAACAAGCTGCTTTAAGGGAGACCATAGAAGAAGCTGGAGTTGTTGGCAGTGTTGAA AGTAAACTGGGAAAATGGTATTACAAGAGCAAACGCCAACCCATAATGCATGAGGGATACATGTTCCCTTTGCTTGTTAAGAAGGAATTGGATAACTGGCCAGAAATGAACACAAGAAAACGAAGATGG ATGACTGTGGATGAGGCAAAAGTAATATGCCCTTATGCTTGGATGAAGGAGGCTTTGGATGAATTGGTCAGAAGACAAACTCAACTGCACTCCAAAAAGGATGGGGATATGAGTAGGTTGTAA